AAGAAAGGAGTATTCATGATGATAAAAGCAGGCATCATCGGTGCCACCGGTTATGCGGGCGGCGAGATCGTACGGATTCTGGCAAACCATCCGGATGTGGAGGTTGTCTGGTACGGTTCCAGAAGCTATATAGATAAGAAATATGCGGATGTATTTTCCAATATGTTCCAGATCGTGGAGGGCAAGTGCCTGGATGATAACATGGAAGAGCTGGCAGAGCAGGCGGATGTGATCTTCACCGCCACACCCCAGGGACTGTGCGCTTCCTTATTAACAGAGGATATTTTGAAAAAAACGAAGGTCATCGACCTGAGCGCGGATTTCCGTATCAAGGACGTGGCTACCTATGAAAAATGGTACAAGATCCAGCACGCCAGCCCCCAGTTTATCGGTGAAGCGGTTTACGGGCTGTGCGAGATCAACCGGGAGCAGGTAAAACAGGCGCGCCTTGTGGCGAACCCGGGCTGTTATCCCACCTGTTCCACCCTTTCTATTTATCCTTTATTAAAGGAAGGGATGATCGATCCGTCTACCATCATCATTGATGCAAAGTCGGGGACATCCGGCGCGGGAAGAGGCGCCAAGGTGGATAACCTGTTCTGCGAGGTGAACGAGAACATCAAGGCTTACGGCGTGGCGGGACACCGGCACACCCCGGAGATCGAGGAGCAGCTGTCCTATGCGGCGGGAAAACCGGTGCTGATCAATTTTACGCCGCATCTGGTGCCCATGAACCGTGGCATCCTCATCACGGCTTACGCTTCCCTGACTGGCGATTTTTCCTATGAAGAGGTAAAAGCAGCCTATGACAAATATTATCAGGATGAGTTTTTTGTCCGGGTGCTGGATAAGGACGTGTGCCCCCAGACGAAATGGGTGGAGGGCAGCAACTATGTGGATGTGAATTTTAAAATCGATCCGCGGACTCATCGGGTGATCATGATGGGTGCCATGGATAATCTGGTAAAAGGAGCGGCCGGGCAGGCGGTGCAGAATATGAATCTGATGTTTGGGCTGGAGGAGACGAAGGGACTGAAACTGGTTCCCATGTTCCCGTAGCAGCCGGAAAAAAGAGGTGACCGAAATGATACGACCAATGACAATGGAGGATTTTGAGGAAGTACATGCCCTGTGGATGGGCATTCACGGATTTGGTATCCGCAGCATCGACGATGCCAGAGAGGGTGTGGAGCGTTTTTTGCGAAGAAATCCTGACACCAGCGTGGTGGCGGTGGAGGACGGCAAAATCGTGGGAAGCATTTTGTGCGGTCATGACGGTCGAAGAGGATGTTTTTACCACGTGTGTGTGGCGGAACAGTACCGGAAACAGGGCATCGGAAAGGCCATGGCCATCGCCGCCATGGAAGCGCTCCGCCGGGAAAAAATCAGCAGCGTGACGCTCATCGCCTTCAAGGACAACGAGGTGGGCAATTCCTTCTGGAAGGGCGTGGGCTGGACATTCCGGGATGATCTGAACTATTATGATTTTATCTTAAATGAAGAAAACATTACGGCGTTTAATAAGTAGAATGGATTACAGAGTCAAAAGATCAGAACCTATTGTGCTTGTACCATTGTGGGGGAAAGATTTTGAGACAAGTTTCGACATGAGCATAAAATGATTTGGATTGCTCTGTATCCGAAAGAAACTGCCAGTGGCAGATTCTGCAGGTAATTCATGAAAAGAGTAGGAGGAGAAAATAATGAAAAAAATCGAAGGCAGTGTGACCGCAGCAAAAGGCTTTCTGGCAGCAGGAACCGAGGCCGGTATCAAATATCAGAACCGCAAGGATATGGCAATGATCTACAGTGAGGTGCCTTGTATTCTGGCAGGCACGTTTACCACCAATCTGGTGAAGGCAGCGCCGGTGCTGTGGGATAAAAAGATCGTAAAGGAGTCCCCTTACGGACAGGCAGTGGTGATCAATTCCGGCATTGCCAATGCCTGCACGGGCAAGGAGGGATTTGCTTACTGTGAAAAAACGGCCCAGGTGGCTTCGGAGGTGTTGCATATTCCCGAATCTTCCGTTCTCTGTGCTTCCACCGGCGTCATCGGTATGCAGATTCCCTTTGATAAATTAGAGGCAGGCATCCGTGATCTGTCCACCAAGCTGGGCGGCGGCCA
Above is a window of Oscillospiraceae bacterium NTUH-002-81 DNA encoding:
- a CDS encoding GNAT family N-acetyltransferase; translation: MIRPMTMEDFEEVHALWMGIHGFGIRSIDDAREGVERFLRRNPDTSVVAVEDGKIVGSILCGHDGRRGCFYHVCVAEQYRKQGIGKAMAIAAMEALRREKISSVTLIAFKDNEVGNSFWKGVGWTFRDDLNYYDFILNEENITAFNK
- the argC gene encoding N-acetyl-gamma-glutamyl-phosphate reductase, translated to MIKAGIIGATGYAGGEIVRILANHPDVEVVWYGSRSYIDKKYADVFSNMFQIVEGKCLDDNMEELAEQADVIFTATPQGLCASLLTEDILKKTKVIDLSADFRIKDVATYEKWYKIQHASPQFIGEAVYGLCEINREQVKQARLVANPGCYPTCSTLSIYPLLKEGMIDPSTIIIDAKSGTSGAGRGAKVDNLFCEVNENIKAYGVAGHRHTPEIEEQLSYAAGKPVLINFTPHLVPMNRGILITAYASLTGDFSYEEVKAAYDKYYQDEFFVRVLDKDVCPQTKWVEGSNYVDVNFKIDPRTHRVIMMGAMDNLVKGAAGQAVQNMNLMFGLEETKGLKLVPMFP